From Oncorhynchus nerka isolate Pitt River linkage group LG1, Oner_Uvic_2.0, whole genome shotgun sequence, the proteins below share one genomic window:
- the LOC115119285 gene encoding GRIP and coiled-coil domain-containing protein 2-like isoform X1, producing the protein MEQDTVPESVASPPSGAAKSKLDTLSKDDLIKFAKKQMAAIQKMKSKCADLEKEVDTLKSQPTGNSDDSVIQELTERMSALLLEKAETQQSAVLLRKENEKVKQREQDAVRKLATLQGELNQAKEDHQKKMATFEKTMHVSQAKHKEEVEFFQRLLREKDESDREKESEREKEKHREREKEDTNNSVEAVSHSLESQILSLQTELAAAVERSAQEAAVLQEDHQRAQTEAQQEVENLREELAQHSMQHEEELRALEEDFEMERERLLLLQEELSEQLALKDSFLQDVQEEEEEPSGRSSGIARMLELSGLSQIDASDGETETGQLRSALEDLQSQNTMLQDELTFLGNVKTQLEAELERMREEFQTEKEELEFKIDELLMTREGATPDLNMTPYRDPLSPATPKCDLQEVPALTQLQQSGSQREPAYSLPASSASPSSPFPDTDHQSLTLEEQQRLILEVQELRTQCETLARKNTQAVGECESLAKERCQAVDECEYLARERGQAVAECEHTRDILKGLETELGQRTGDFVRQCEAMKEQGASAIQELQERVRGLTEERESLVEKLRVLNEDRESLLEEVQGLEKRLESFLEQTQAAEGLKEQLQTSLEEKTELALEFKTSLEEKTVLASELKASLEEQTALTLELKASVEDLSRQNGEILSQLQMKESAVQELEDSLNEVSTERDQTLSALQEREMEVVRLREVEGRQGQRERVAELQARIEELEKERSLLKSSLGEVQGSPGEEVEELQARIEELEKERSLLKSSLWEVQGSPGEEVEELQARIEELEKERSLLKSSLGEVQGSPGEEVEELQACVEELEKERNLLKCNLGELVGDTEALQRDLVEMKLANEKMRTENQELLAQVSNATETLADKEREQKVGGETEREEEEKQEERRALQQQLTEKDKVISQLKSQMAVLQSTASTVSEENTAIEFTEKIALLEKESKEKNERMNKIKAVAVKARKELDTSRKEAVSLKEEVEVLKAEREKVTSSMKDIIHGAEGYKNLQLDYDRQTEQLDKEREKVEGAEKQISELTKRLNTAVQQHEQLWSEREDLMTGMETLRSTVRQMEGQTAELHRQTDTLNRDHQAERLLKEQKTKELSSLQKEVEELTAQLRRQKQQSQQTARELEQLRKEAQQSSLLDMEMADYERLVKELNTNLSEKDVCVEELKTQIHTHTQKEDTLNQEIEGLKSQLDQGEDKGAKMKQLLVKTKKDLADAKRQEASQMMTLASLKRELETHQQELENSKIQCCDLSGERHRLHEQLRTLTEQQQRTSSTLQHRLSSLQQEFNTAQAELSFVTTEFDSYKVRVHNVLKQQKNKSSAQSDGHATRQEREQMESMVDQYKAKLQDSQQSLAVSTAEFQQLQMEHDTLLERHNKILQETVTKEAELRERLLSLQAESMSLRTELAQTVGQLTSQADAQRSGFREQIRHLQDEHRTTVETLQNQMTRLENQLFTLQSQTAPVQTSRKPVVDRRTVDQGAMGGLGLSDLQSMAREEGEGMETTETESLSLPHTPLPSLEHLLTSPDPKQEPFVWQVEPTKEELSQKLATATRSMEHMNMLLHETEATNAVLMEQVNLLKSEVRRLERNHEREKSVANLEYLKNVLLQFIFLQSGSERRALLPVIHTMLQLSPEEKNKLAAIAMGEEEVGGAKGSGWTSYLHSWSGIR; encoded by the exons ATGGAG CAGGACACTGTCCCGGAGTCTGTGGCCTCACCACCTTCAGGTGCAGCAAAATCAAAG TTGGACACGTTGTCCAAGGATGACCTCATCAAGTTTGCCAAGAAGCAGATGGCTGCCATCCAGAAGATGAAGTCCAAATGTGCAG ATTTGGAGAAGGAAGTTGACACCCTCAAGTCTCAGCCAACAGGCAATTCAGACGACTCCGTCATACAG GAGCTGACTGAGAGGAtgagtgccttgctgctggagaAGGCTGAGACCCAGCAGAGTGCAGTGTTACTGCGGAAGGAGAATGAGAAGGTCAAGCAGCGGGAGCAG GATGCAGTAAGAAAACTGGCCACCCTGCAGGGAGAGTTGAACCAGGCCAAGGAAGACCACCAGAAAAAGATGGCCACTTTTGAGAAGACCATGCACGTATCCCAGGCCAAACATAAAGAAGAAGTCGAATTCTTTCAGAGGCttctgagagagaaagacgagagtgacagagagaaagagagcgaaagagagaaagaaaagcatAGGGAAAGAGAAAAGGAAGATACAAACAATAGTGTAGAAGCTGTTAGTCACAGCCTGGAGTCGCAGATCTTGAGTCTGCAGACAGAGCTAGCTGCAGCGGTGGAGCGAAGTGCCCAGGAGGCTGCAGTGCTGCAGGAGGACCACCAGAGGGCGCAGACAGAG GCCCAGCAAGAAGTAGAGAACCTACGAGAAGAGTTGGCCCAGCATAGCATGCAACATGAAGAGGAGCTGAGAGCTCTGGAGGAGGActttgagatggagagagagagactgcttcTCCTCCAAGAGGAGCTCAGTGAGCAGCTCGCTCTCAAAGACAG TTTCTTGCAGGATgtgcaggaggaagaggaggagcctAGCGGCCGCAGCTCGGGGATAGCCAGGATGTTGGAGCTGTCTGGTTTAAGTCAGATTGATGCCAGTGATGGAGAGACGGAGACTGGACAGCTCCGATCCGCCTTGGAGGACCTGCAATCCCAGAATACAATGCTGCAAGACGAACTGACCTTCTTGGGCAATGTGAAGACTCAACTGGAGGCGGAGCttgagaggatgagggaggagtttcagacagagaaggaggagcTAGAATTTAAGATCGATGAGTTGCTGATGACCCGGGAGGGTGCGACCCCTGACCTGAATATGACCCCTTACCGAGACCCTCTGAGCCCGGCAACCCCCAAGTGTGACCTTCAGGAGGTTCCAGCCCTCACTCAGCTCCAGCAGAGTGGGTCACAGAGAGAACCAGCATACAGCCTGCCTGCCAGCTCTGCTAGCCCCTCCAGCCCTTTCCCTGACACAGACCACCAGAGTTTGACCCTGGAAGAACAGCAGAGACTGATCCTAGAGGTCCAGGAGCTGAGGACCCAGTGTGAGACCTTAGCTAGAAAGAATACCCAGGCGGTGGGTGAATGTGAGTCTCTAGCCAAAGAGAGGTGCCAGGCAGTGGATGAATGTGAGTACCTAgccagagagagggggcaggcgGTGGCTGAGTGCGAACACACCAGAGACATTCTGAAAGGCCTGGAGACTGAGCTAGGTCAGAGGACTGGGGACTTCGTCAGACAATGTGAAGCTATGAAGGAACAGGGGGCGTCAGCGATCCAGGAGCTacaggagagagtcagagggctaactgaggagagagagagtctggtagAGAAGTTGAGAGTGCTGAATGAAGACCGAGAAAGCCTATTGGAGGAGGTCCAGGGCCTGGAGAAGAGGCTGGAGAGCTTCCTGGAGCAGACACAGGCAGCTGAGGGGCTGAAGGAGCAGCTGCAGACATCTCTGGAGGAGAAGACAGAATTAGCTCTCGAGTTTAAGACCTCTCTGGAGGAGAAGACTGTGTTAGCCTCTGAGCTAAAGGCCTCTCTTGAGGAGCAGACAGCGTTAACCCTCGAGCTAAAGGCGTCAGTGGAGGATCTGAGCAGGCAGAATGGGGAGATCCTCTCTCAGCTACAGATGAAGGAGAGTGCTGTTCAGGAGTTGGAGGATTCACTCAATGAGGTGAGCACAGAGAGGGACCAAACACTGTCAGcactgcaggagagagagatggaggtggtgaggctgagggaggtggaggggaggcaaGGCCAAAGAGAAAGGGTGGCTGAGCTACAGGCTCGTATAGAGgagctggagaaggagaggagcctGCTGAAGAGCAGCCTAGGGGAGGTGCAGGGGAGCccaggggaggaggtggaggagctaCAGGCTCGTATAGAGgagctggagaaggagaggagcctGCTGAAGAGCAGCCTATGGGAGGTGCAGGGGAGcccaggggaggaggtagaggagctACAGGCTCGTATAGAGgagctggagaaggagaggagcctGCTGAAGAGCAGCCTAGGGGAGGTGCAGGGGAGCccaggggaggaggtggaggagctgCAGGCTTGTGTAGAGGAGCTTGAAAAGGAGAGGAACCTCCTGAAGTGTAATCTGGGGGAGCTGGTGGGAGATACTGAAGCTCTACAGAGAGACCTGGTAGAGATGAAACTTGCCAATGAGAAGATgagaacagagaatcaggaatTATTGGCTCAGGTCAGCAACGCTACAGAGACACTggcagacaaagagagggagcagaaggtgggaggagagacggagagagaggaggaggaaaaacaagaggagaggagagcgctACAACAGCAGCTAACAGAAAAGGACAAAGTCATATCCCAGCTGAAGAGTCAGATGGCTGTCCTGCAG TCTACAGCCTCCACTGTCTCAGAGGAGAACACAGCCATAGAGTTCACTGAGAAAATCG CCCTGCTGGAGAAGGAAAGCAAAGAGAAGAATGAGAGGATGAATAAGATCAAGGCGGTGGCTGTGAAAGCCAGGAAGGAGCTGGACACCAGCAGGAAAGAGGCTGTGTCTCTGAAGGAGGAAGTGgaggtgttgaaggctgagcgaGAGAAAGTGACCAGCTCAATGAAAGACATCATTCATGGAGCAGAGGGATACAAG aacTTACAGTTGGactacgacagacagacagagcagctggataaggagagagagaaggtggagggagctgagaaACAGATCTCCGAGCTGACCAAACGACTCAACACCGCCGtacaacag CATGAGCAGCTGTGGTCGGAGAGAGAGGACCTGATGACTGGAATGGAGACGCTGAGGAGCACAGTGAGACAGATGGAAGGACAGACAGCAGAGctgcacaggcagacagacaccctGAACAGAGACCATCAGGCTGAGAGACTACTGAAGGAACAAAagacaaag GAGCTGTCGTCGTtgcagaaagaggtagaggagtTGACCGCTCAGCTCCGCAGACAGAAGCAGCAGTCTCAGCAGACTGCACGGGAGCTGGAGCAGCTAcgcaag GAGGCCCAGCAGAGCTCGTTGTTGGACATGGAGATGGCAGACTATGAACGCCTGGTCAAAGAACTCAACACCAACCTGTCAGAGAAGGACGTGTGCGTGGAGGAGCTgaaaacacagatacacacacacactcagaaagaAGACACACTCAACCAGGAGATTG AGGGTCTGAAGTCCCAGCTGGACCAGGGGGAGGACAAGGGCGCCAAGATGAAACAGCTGCTGGTGAAAACCAAGAAAGATCTGGCGGACGCCAAGCGGCAG gaAGCCTCTCAGATGATGACCCTGGCTTCTCTGAAGAGAGAACTGGAGACCCACCAACAGGAGCTAGAGAACAGTAAGATCCAGTGCTGTGACCTGTCTGGGGAGCGCCATCGGCTGCATGAGCAGCTGAggactctgacagaacaacagcaGAGAACAAGCAGCACCCTGCAACACCGACTGAGCTCACTACAGCAGGAGTTCAACACTGCCCAG GCTGAGCTGTCATTTGTCACTACTGAGTTTGACAGCTATAAGGTCAGAGTTCACAATGTCCTCAAACAGCAGAAGAACAAGAGTTCGGCCCAGAGTGACGGACACGCCACCAGACAGGAGAG agagcagaTGGAGTCCATGGTGGACCAGTATAAAGCCAAGCTGCAGGACAGTCAGCAGAGTCTGGCGGTGAGCACTGCAGAGTTCCAACAGCTCCAGATGGAACACGACACACTACTGGAACGACACAACAAGATACTGCAGGAGACCGTAACTAAAGAGGCTGAACTCAGAGAGCG actcctgtctctccaGGCAGAGAGTATGTCGCTGCGGACAGAGCTTGCCCAGACGGTGGGTCAACTTACCTCCCAGGCCGACGCCCAACGCTCAGGGTTCCGGGAGCAGATCCGCCACCTTCAGGACGAACACAGAACTACAGTAGAGACCCTGCAGAACCAGATGACCCGGCTGGAGAACCAACTATTCACATTGCAGAGCCAGACCG CTCCAGTCCAGACCAGTCGTAAGCCAGTGGTGGACCGccggactgtggaccagggggcgATGGGGGGGCTGGGCCTCAGTGACCTCCAGTCCATGgctagagaggagggggagggcatGGAGACCACTGAGACAGAGTCCCTgtccctcccacacacacccctacccTCACTGGAGCATCTACTCACGTCCCCAGACCCCAAACAGG AGCCGTTTGTGTGGCAGGTGGAGCCGACTAAAGAGGAGTTAAGTCAGAAGTTGGCCACAGCTACACGCAGTATGGAACACATGAACATGCTACTGCATGAGACCGAGGCTACCAACGCTGTTCTGATGGAACAGGTCAAT CTGTTGAAGTCTGAGGTGCGTCGTCTGGAGCGTAACCatgagagggagaagagtgtAGCCAACCTGGAGTATCTGAAGAATGTCCTCCTGCAGTTCATCTTCCTGCAGTCAGGCAGCGAGAGACGGGCTCTACTCCCCGTCATACACACCATGTTACAACTCAGCCCTGAGGAGAAGAATAAACTGGCTGCTATCGCAATGG gtgaggaggaggtgggaggagctaAAGGCTCAGGATGGACCTCCTACCTTCACAGCTGGTCTGGCATCAGATGA
- the LOC115119285 gene encoding GRIP and coiled-coil domain-containing protein 2-like isoform X2 yields the protein MLELSGLSQIDASDGETETGQLRSALEDLQSQNTMLQDELTFLGNVKTQLEAELERMREEFQTEKEELEFKIDELLMTREGATPDLNMTPYRDPLSPATPKCDLQEVPALTQLQQSGSQREPAYSLPASSASPSSPFPDTDHQSLTLEEQQRLILEVQELRTQCETLARKNTQAVGECESLAKERCQAVDECEYLARERGQAVAECEHTRDILKGLETELGQRTGDFVRQCEAMKEQGASAIQELQERVRGLTEERESLVEKLRVLNEDRESLLEEVQGLEKRLESFLEQTQAAEGLKEQLQTSLEEKTELALEFKTSLEEKTVLASELKASLEEQTALTLELKASVEDLSRQNGEILSQLQMKESAVQELEDSLNEVSTERDQTLSALQEREMEVVRLREVEGRQGQRERVAELQARIEELEKERSLLKSSLGEVQGSPGEEVEELQARIEELEKERSLLKSSLWEVQGSPGEEVEELQARIEELEKERSLLKSSLGEVQGSPGEEVEELQACVEELEKERNLLKCNLGELVGDTEALQRDLVEMKLANEKMRTENQELLAQVSNATETLADKEREQKVGGETEREEEEKQEERRALQQQLTEKDKVISQLKSQMAVLQSTASTVSEENTAIEFTEKIALLEKESKEKNERMNKIKAVAVKARKELDTSRKEAVSLKEEVEVLKAEREKVTSSMKDIIHGAEGYKNLQLDYDRQTEQLDKEREKVEGAEKQISELTKRLNTAVQQHEQLWSEREDLMTGMETLRSTVRQMEGQTAELHRQTDTLNRDHQAERLLKEQKTKELSSLQKEVEELTAQLRRQKQQSQQTARELEQLRKEAQQSSLLDMEMADYERLVKELNTNLSEKDVCVEELKTQIHTHTQKEDTLNQEIEGLKSQLDQGEDKGAKMKQLLVKTKKDLADAKRQEASQMMTLASLKRELETHQQELENSKIQCCDLSGERHRLHEQLRTLTEQQQRTSSTLQHRLSSLQQEFNTAQAELSFVTTEFDSYKVRVHNVLKQQKNKSSAQSDGHATRQEREQMESMVDQYKAKLQDSQQSLAVSTAEFQQLQMEHDTLLERHNKILQETVTKEAELRERLLSLQAESMSLRTELAQTVGQLTSQADAQRSGFREQIRHLQDEHRTTVETLQNQMTRLENQLFTLQSQTAPVQTSRKPVVDRRTVDQGAMGGLGLSDLQSMAREEGEGMETTETESLSLPHTPLPSLEHLLTSPDPKQEPFVWQVEPTKEELSQKLATATRSMEHMNMLLHETEATNAVLMEQVNLLKSEVRRLERNHEREKSVANLEYLKNVLLQFIFLQSGSERRALLPVIHTMLQLSPEEKNKLAAIAMGEEEVGGAKGSGWTSYLHSWSGIR from the exons ATGTTGGAGCTGTCTGGTTTAAGTCAGATTGATGCCAGTGATGGAGAGACGGAGACTGGACAGCTCCGATCCGCCTTGGAGGACCTGCAATCCCAGAATACAATGCTGCAAGACGAACTGACCTTCTTGGGCAATGTGAAGACTCAACTGGAGGCGGAGCttgagaggatgagggaggagtttcagacagagaaggaggagcTAGAATTTAAGATCGATGAGTTGCTGATGACCCGGGAGGGTGCGACCCCTGACCTGAATATGACCCCTTACCGAGACCCTCTGAGCCCGGCAACCCCCAAGTGTGACCTTCAGGAGGTTCCAGCCCTCACTCAGCTCCAGCAGAGTGGGTCACAGAGAGAACCAGCATACAGCCTGCCTGCCAGCTCTGCTAGCCCCTCCAGCCCTTTCCCTGACACAGACCACCAGAGTTTGACCCTGGAAGAACAGCAGAGACTGATCCTAGAGGTCCAGGAGCTGAGGACCCAGTGTGAGACCTTAGCTAGAAAGAATACCCAGGCGGTGGGTGAATGTGAGTCTCTAGCCAAAGAGAGGTGCCAGGCAGTGGATGAATGTGAGTACCTAgccagagagagggggcaggcgGTGGCTGAGTGCGAACACACCAGAGACATTCTGAAAGGCCTGGAGACTGAGCTAGGTCAGAGGACTGGGGACTTCGTCAGACAATGTGAAGCTATGAAGGAACAGGGGGCGTCAGCGATCCAGGAGCTacaggagagagtcagagggctaactgaggagagagagagtctggtagAGAAGTTGAGAGTGCTGAATGAAGACCGAGAAAGCCTATTGGAGGAGGTCCAGGGCCTGGAGAAGAGGCTGGAGAGCTTCCTGGAGCAGACACAGGCAGCTGAGGGGCTGAAGGAGCAGCTGCAGACATCTCTGGAGGAGAAGACAGAATTAGCTCTCGAGTTTAAGACCTCTCTGGAGGAGAAGACTGTGTTAGCCTCTGAGCTAAAGGCCTCTCTTGAGGAGCAGACAGCGTTAACCCTCGAGCTAAAGGCGTCAGTGGAGGATCTGAGCAGGCAGAATGGGGAGATCCTCTCTCAGCTACAGATGAAGGAGAGTGCTGTTCAGGAGTTGGAGGATTCACTCAATGAGGTGAGCACAGAGAGGGACCAAACACTGTCAGcactgcaggagagagagatggaggtggtgaggctgagggaggtggaggggaggcaaGGCCAAAGAGAAAGGGTGGCTGAGCTACAGGCTCGTATAGAGgagctggagaaggagaggagcctGCTGAAGAGCAGCCTAGGGGAGGTGCAGGGGAGCccaggggaggaggtggaggagctaCAGGCTCGTATAGAGgagctggagaaggagaggagcctGCTGAAGAGCAGCCTATGGGAGGTGCAGGGGAGcccaggggaggaggtagaggagctACAGGCTCGTATAGAGgagctggagaaggagaggagcctGCTGAAGAGCAGCCTAGGGGAGGTGCAGGGGAGCccaggggaggaggtggaggagctgCAGGCTTGTGTAGAGGAGCTTGAAAAGGAGAGGAACCTCCTGAAGTGTAATCTGGGGGAGCTGGTGGGAGATACTGAAGCTCTACAGAGAGACCTGGTAGAGATGAAACTTGCCAATGAGAAGATgagaacagagaatcaggaatTATTGGCTCAGGTCAGCAACGCTACAGAGACACTggcagacaaagagagggagcagaaggtgggaggagagacggagagagaggaggaggaaaaacaagaggagaggagagcgctACAACAGCAGCTAACAGAAAAGGACAAAGTCATATCCCAGCTGAAGAGTCAGATGGCTGTCCTGCAG TCTACAGCCTCCACTGTCTCAGAGGAGAACACAGCCATAGAGTTCACTGAGAAAATCG CCCTGCTGGAGAAGGAAAGCAAAGAGAAGAATGAGAGGATGAATAAGATCAAGGCGGTGGCTGTGAAAGCCAGGAAGGAGCTGGACACCAGCAGGAAAGAGGCTGTGTCTCTGAAGGAGGAAGTGgaggtgttgaaggctgagcgaGAGAAAGTGACCAGCTCAATGAAAGACATCATTCATGGAGCAGAGGGATACAAG aacTTACAGTTGGactacgacagacagacagagcagctggataaggagagagagaaggtggagggagctgagaaACAGATCTCCGAGCTGACCAAACGACTCAACACCGCCGtacaacag CATGAGCAGCTGTGGTCGGAGAGAGAGGACCTGATGACTGGAATGGAGACGCTGAGGAGCACAGTGAGACAGATGGAAGGACAGACAGCAGAGctgcacaggcagacagacaccctGAACAGAGACCATCAGGCTGAGAGACTACTGAAGGAACAAAagacaaag GAGCTGTCGTCGTtgcagaaagaggtagaggagtTGACCGCTCAGCTCCGCAGACAGAAGCAGCAGTCTCAGCAGACTGCACGGGAGCTGGAGCAGCTAcgcaag GAGGCCCAGCAGAGCTCGTTGTTGGACATGGAGATGGCAGACTATGAACGCCTGGTCAAAGAACTCAACACCAACCTGTCAGAGAAGGACGTGTGCGTGGAGGAGCTgaaaacacagatacacacacacactcagaaagaAGACACACTCAACCAGGAGATTG AGGGTCTGAAGTCCCAGCTGGACCAGGGGGAGGACAAGGGCGCCAAGATGAAACAGCTGCTGGTGAAAACCAAGAAAGATCTGGCGGACGCCAAGCGGCAG gaAGCCTCTCAGATGATGACCCTGGCTTCTCTGAAGAGAGAACTGGAGACCCACCAACAGGAGCTAGAGAACAGTAAGATCCAGTGCTGTGACCTGTCTGGGGAGCGCCATCGGCTGCATGAGCAGCTGAggactctgacagaacaacagcaGAGAACAAGCAGCACCCTGCAACACCGACTGAGCTCACTACAGCAGGAGTTCAACACTGCCCAG GCTGAGCTGTCATTTGTCACTACTGAGTTTGACAGCTATAAGGTCAGAGTTCACAATGTCCTCAAACAGCAGAAGAACAAGAGTTCGGCCCAGAGTGACGGACACGCCACCAGACAGGAGAG agagcagaTGGAGTCCATGGTGGACCAGTATAAAGCCAAGCTGCAGGACAGTCAGCAGAGTCTGGCGGTGAGCACTGCAGAGTTCCAACAGCTCCAGATGGAACACGACACACTACTGGAACGACACAACAAGATACTGCAGGAGACCGTAACTAAAGAGGCTGAACTCAGAGAGCG actcctgtctctccaGGCAGAGAGTATGTCGCTGCGGACAGAGCTTGCCCAGACGGTGGGTCAACTTACCTCCCAGGCCGACGCCCAACGCTCAGGGTTCCGGGAGCAGATCCGCCACCTTCAGGACGAACACAGAACTACAGTAGAGACCCTGCAGAACCAGATGACCCGGCTGGAGAACCAACTATTCACATTGCAGAGCCAGACCG CTCCAGTCCAGACCAGTCGTAAGCCAGTGGTGGACCGccggactgtggaccagggggcgATGGGGGGGCTGGGCCTCAGTGACCTCCAGTCCATGgctagagaggagggggagggcatGGAGACCACTGAGACAGAGTCCCTgtccctcccacacacacccctacccTCACTGGAGCATCTACTCACGTCCCCAGACCCCAAACAGG AGCCGTTTGTGTGGCAGGTGGAGCCGACTAAAGAGGAGTTAAGTCAGAAGTTGGCCACAGCTACACGCAGTATGGAACACATGAACATGCTACTGCATGAGACCGAGGCTACCAACGCTGTTCTGATGGAACAGGTCAAT CTGTTGAAGTCTGAGGTGCGTCGTCTGGAGCGTAACCatgagagggagaagagtgtAGCCAACCTGGAGTATCTGAAGAATGTCCTCCTGCAGTTCATCTTCCTGCAGTCAGGCAGCGAGAGACGGGCTCTACTCCCCGTCATACACACCATGTTACAACTCAGCCCTGAGGAGAAGAATAAACTGGCTGCTATCGCAATGG gtgaggaggaggtgggaggagctaAAGGCTCAGGATGGACCTCCTACCTTCACAGCTGGTCTGGCATCAGATGA